The Aminivibrio pyruvatiphilus sequence AGCTTCGCAAGGGAGAGAAACCGGGCGACGGAAGCCAGCTCTTCGCCGGTGAGCATGCCGGACCTCCGTGCCTCCGACAGCATGGCGGAGACGCATCCGGAGGAGTTCCACGGCCACTCGCCGAAGGTGTCCCTGCAGGACGTATAGCTTTTGAAAAGGGCCACTCTCTCCACCAGGGCTTTGGCATCCCCCCGCGGCCTCAGTTTTTCTATGGCCGACAAGCCGAGTTCGCCTCTGACACAGGAGGCGAACTCGGCAAGAATCTTCGGTATTTCGAGGATTCTGAGAATGTCTTCCCTAACCTCCATTGCCGCCCCCGGCTTTTCCCGGGAAGAGCCCGGGGAGATTCAGGTCCGGCAGGGTAAAATTCTCCGGGAAGAGATCGTGCTTCCGGAGAAAGTCCTGTATGCCCGGCCATGCGGCGTCGGCGCCGCGCATGACGTAGCTCGCCCCCATCCATTCCGTGGGGAAGAAAGGCGAATAGGTGGTGATGCCCACGTACAGGAACAGGATGAGAACGGCACCTTTGAGGATTCCGGCGGCGCCGCCGAAAAACCTGTCGGCGAACGTGAGAGACGCAAACCTGAGGAAGGCCTTGACGATACGGCAGATGGAGGCGGCTAGAACGACGACCCCAATGTATATGGCCACCATGAAGCCCACGGACACCATGGAAGGATTGGCCTCCGGAAACATGGAAAGGATCCATGCCGCAGGCACTCCGGAATATTTCCAGGCCACAATGACGCCTCCCACCGTGCCGAGAAGGGAAAAAATTTCCCCTGACAATCCGCGAAACAGGCCCCTGACAGCAAAGGATGCCACAATCAGGGCAATGGCAATGTCAAAAATGGACGAAAAAGTCATAGCCCCTCCTTTTCCCGAATATCTTCAAGTGATCGTTCGAGTTTTCTTCCGAGTTTCTCCAGCAGCCACGCGAGCTGCAGACAGGAAAGGAGCAGAAGGCTCTCCTGGTCGAGAGAACCTTCGAACTCCCTGGTAATTTCTGCAGACAGGTCCGATATACCCTTGATGCTTTCGTCGTCGAGAGTGGTTTTCAAAAAGTATGATTTTTTCCCTATCCTGATGTTCACTTCACGAAGGGAGGCGTTCACTCCTAGGGTCTCCTTTCACCTCTGGCATCCTGGCCGATTGCCTGGGGCTGCTTCGCCTCGGGCATGAGTGAACTGAGCTTTTCGTACAGGGCTTTCATCTGCCCTTCGATCTGGCTCTTTTCCCGCTGGAAAGCGAGTTTTTCCCGCTCCATGATCTCAAGGTTGCGCTGGCTCTCCTTCGATATGCGGATGCACTCCAGTTCCTTTTCTGCAAGCTTGTTCTTCATTTCGTTGAACTGGACGCGAAGCTGGTCTCTCTCGTTCCTCAGGGACGCGACCACCTCCACGAGCTTGTCGGCAAGTTGTTCAATATGACTGATCGTGACCATGAAAAGTTCCTCCTATCGAAGAATATAACCCCTGGCTTCCATTTTCGCCCTGACACCGGCATGCACCGCATCGACTTCCCCATCGGTGAGGGTCTTGTCGTTCCGCTGGTAGGCGAGAGAGAAAGCGAGGCTCCGGTATCCGTCGGGTATTCCCTTTCCGGAATAGATATCGAAGAGGCGTATCCTCCTGAGCAGCTCGCCCCCTTCGCTCCGGATTCCCGCCGTGACTTCCTCCATGGG is a genomic window containing:
- a CDS encoding CvpA family protein, yielding MTFSSIFDIAIALIVASFAVRGLFRGLSGEIFSLLGTVGGVIVAWKYSGVPAAWILSMFPEANPSMVSVGFMVAIYIGVVVLAASICRIVKAFLRFASLTFADRFFGGAAGILKGAVLILFLYVGITTYSPFFPTEWMGASYVMRGADAAWPGIQDFLRKHDLFPENFTLPDLNLPGLFPGKAGGGNGG